GAAGTGTAgtaccacacacaaacacctttaATATGGTGTGTATTCCTGGCTGCCTGCGTATAAACATGCAGAGTTAGATCCTGGAGCAAGGTGACCATTTGACTGTTGCTTGTGCGGTTGGTATGTTGCTTTGATAAACCATACTTGTTCCAGTGGTTTTTGTATTGCAACGGCTGGCACATATTTGGTATTGCCATAAAATTCATATGTTTGTCTCTATTGGAGTACCTCTCCGCTATTAAATTACAGCATTCCTCAAAGTGCCAGAGTTAGTTAGATACTTGGTGTCATCATTCCAATATCATAGAGATGGCTAAGGTAAAGGAAAAGACAAAGAGATTTAGCTAGAACCTATAGTGTATATGCAATGAGAAAGAACAGTTTTTGTGTGGCACACTACAAATGTGTGAGAATAAGTATCCCTGATGGTATCAAAGCTGAGGTAATAATTACATGTAAGCCAGTAATTTATTCACGCATGCTCTTTGGTATGTCTGTGTTCACACAGAGAATTAGACTTTAAAACGTTTTCCTTATTTTGCAGATGCTAAATGCCGTTTGTTTAAAAccatgtttctctgtgtgaaaacagacaTACCAAAGAGTATTGCTGTATGAGCAAATATGTATGAACTGTATGAATATGTAATTACTAAGCTTCAGTTCAGATAGATGTGTACAAAGATGTTGGAACACACCATAACTGCCTCTTAATACAACATAGGTATTGCACAATCCTGAGAGAACGGCAGGTGTGAATCTTATGACAAATTGTAAAACGTGGTCAAAAGTAACACCGGATTCGACAACAGAGACCATAAATGGCATAGTAGGTTTGGTCGAATGTTGTAAACCTGATATGAACTGCATATGGACCAGTCAGATCAAACTGTGTGGTCAAAATTAGCCCCCGAGGGAACGTGCGCTGTGATTTACTGTCTGAATGAGGGGGCGCTGGGTGAGAACAGCCAAGTTTCAGCATTCAGACGACTGCTGCACACCTGTTCCGAGCTGTGGTTTATTATTCTTCAAAATAGACCCTCCAAATATCACCCGGTGTGGCCATTTAACGGTCTTTAAATTCCTCTCGGCACGGAAAAAGAGGTCATTAAGACACCTGCCAAGATTTTCAGTCCCTCTGGACAAACTTGGTCTAATTTCATTAAACACTGAGCAAACTTTCCAAAAGtgtcttcatttaaaattcaatattcaaattGTTTATTCATCTTCTGACCATCATTTCACACACCTGATTTATTGCTAATATTGGTTTAATAACAAAACAGTTAATCTTGCGCTAAATCTGTCTAGACTAGCTCTACACATCCCAGTGcaaatgtttgtatttctgcagatgttatatacatgtgtgagtgtgagtgtgtgtgtgtgtgtgtgtgtgagagagagagagagagagagaaacatgttCAGATGTAGTATACCTTTATGCTGCTTGTTAATATGTTAACATGTTAACGTAACAAACATTTATAAGCCTGTTTTTATCACAAACATAATTACAAGGTTGTTCCCACATTTACAGTTATGTAAGTCATTGCGAAACATGTTAGTCATAATACACTCCAAAACCATTATGTGAAACAATGTGAAAGCTACTATGCTATTATTATAGGATGAAGTATGTAATACTTTATATATGACAGTATTGCTCAATGCTCACTTGgaaatattgttatatattaaatataagtaattttaaataaaaacactcaaatatttacacagttgACCCTGATCTCATGTATGCATGTGAACATGAATGTATGTTTTAGACAGAgaagtttgtgtgtttttagggAGTTTGTTTCTCCATGTTGTCTGGCTCTTTGTTAGGTTTCAGGCGGAGTCCAGACAtggcagacacagaggaaattgTGGAGGACGTGCAGTAAGTACCTTTTTGAATTGTTATTTAACATATATTAGACAACTAATAGTAATATATACAGAATGATGACATGTAATCTAACCAGAATAATCTTTGTCCCTGTTTTccatatattttacatacatataaagGGAAGAAGGTAAGAATCTGAGTATTTGGTTTCTTTTTAGCTCATAAATGTGGGATTTTACTAATGGCTGTATCAGTTTGTCTTATGTTCACACACAAGAGgagggcgcacacacacacacacacacacacacacacacacacacacgcacacacacacacacacacacacacacacacacacacacatagtgttATGCATATCCACCTTTATGAATCATAcctcatatacagtatacatgaAGGTAATAGTTGCAAAAAGAGCATACCCAAGATGTTTTATTAAAGATAATTCTATGTTATTTTTAGACTCCTTATTTAGAGCTAATTAAGACAGGTGCTGATAAGCATGGCCTATTTACTCTGTTTATGAAAAGAGGTCTTTGTGCTGAGTCTCTTACACATAATGGTCCTGATTGAGATCTGATAGCTGAATCCATCTGAAGTTTCTTGCAGCAGTGTGACGTAAGGTTTCACATTGTTGGCACTAGAATATAACTCCAGGTGTTACCAAGAATTATGGCTTTTGAAGCAATGCCAAAATTCTCTACAAGTGAAATCAATAACGCTCCTCAACTGCCTTCTGTGTCACGGTGCTGCCTGTTTACCTCTTCAAGTGATTGAATAGAGCGGCACTTACaacctgtctgtttttattataaCTTCATCTTTCATTCTTGTGCTTTACTCTCAATTCATCACCAGCAATGCATGTGTAATTACTGTGCTGTATATTCCAAAGAGAGGATTATTCACTATTATACCCGAACTTAATGAACTCAATCTGTGTTGTCAACTACCACACGTTCACCATGATACTCTTGCTGTGTTGACCTTGTTCTAATGGTGTCAAACCACAGGAGTCATGGTTAATGCCTATgagtttgtatgcatgtgtatggtGAGTATTTATTTGTGCAGAATGAATGATAATGACtttaacatgcatattttaatgtgtcCAATATTTGAAAGATTTTGCATATCTATAACTTGTTCAGATGCTTGTTAATGACAACCATTCCTGTTCATTCCTCTACCGATAACCTCTGGGAACCATAGCTTGTTTCTCcatgtacacattacattatgtcttTTAGGTTTTTAGAAATTTGTGATCTGTAAATGGTTTGTTTTGATTGAATGGTATAATGACTTGTGATAAAGAGACATTATATTTCAATTGCATTTCAATGAATGTAATTCAGTATtaacacatgcatttattttccctttacCAGCAGCACCTGCTGAAGAGGAAACTACAGGTGatttttatgaggaaaaaaaatggataaatgtcCCTCCCTTAAATTCCCAATCCTACTGAATTTCACAAAAGCATTCTTCAGTTTGCGCTAATAGCAATCAGTAATCTTCATCCTCTTTTCTTCAatttcagaacagacagaagGTATGTTTCTGTTGTTGAGATTTGAAAGCTGCATTGAAGATGCTGTTTGTCCGttactgtgaaataaaacatgcatttttcttttcaacagaTGAGTCAAAGCCCAAGCCAAAGTAAGTGCTTATTTGCTTTCCccatttgcttatttttaatttcccaAATTCCCAATAGATATCTTGCATGCTACATACCATTTTGATGTCAGCTCTGCAGTTCATCACAAGTTATGTTACAATTATGTTTAcactgttgcatttttattccaTAGGATGTTTCTGCCGAACATCGCAGCACCGAAAATCCCAGAAGGGGAAAAAGTGGATTTTGATGTGAGTGAGACTGTGTTTGATTCTGCTTCTTACTGGATGTCATATTAATGCACAATGGATGGTCCCATGACAGACGGGGCTGCGTATGGCTATGCAGACATTCCTCATATCTAATATCTGTGTTCTGTATGGAGACATAGTCATGATGGTTTCTTTCAGAGTGATGTCTGCTTTGGACTTTAATGCTGATGATGGCTCTTTGTGTGGGGTGTGTCAGGACATCCACAGGAAACGTCAGGAGAAAgacctgcaggagctgcagtctCTGATTGAAGCCCATTTCATCCAGAGGAAGAAAGATGAGGAGGAGCTCCTGGCTCTGGTCAACAGGATTGTAAGTCCCCTGTTCCCAAAGTGATGTATTACGAAACCTGCTCCATTACGTACAATACTGCCAGATTGACCCGAAGGGGAAGTGAACGAGAAGTGACCCCCCACTTTGTGCTGTTGTGGGCACGTGCAGGAGAAGCGCCGAGCCGAGAGGGCGGAGCAGCAGAGGATCcgtgcagagagggagaaggagaggcaggcCAGGCTTGCAGTGAGTCGGTCGTCCGTGCCAAATATGTGACAGTtgtgcattgcattacattacatgcatttggcagatgctcttatccagactgagttccagcacaatagagcataGGTGTATCCATTAAAGTTATATGACCAACAGTGTGAGACCAGACtaaccagtgagtgtgagcatagaCTAGTGAATATAAGCATATCATGGATATATGATGCAGCCACCACACAACGGCACAGACACTTCACAGTTCTGCATGAGATCTGTACCGTGATGGTTGTGTCGACAAATTCACACTAGCGCCTGAGCCAAGGAAATAGATAGGCGACTCGGTGGAGTTTTCTGATTGCTTTGTGATTGTGTCTCCTTTTCtacaggaggagaaggagagaaaggagcaggaagaacagaggaagaaacaggATGAGGACGCGAAGAAGAAGAAGGCCCTGACTAACATGACCCACCAGTACGGAGGCATTCAGCAAAAGGTCAGATCGCGGGAGGAAGATCCAGCTGAAAGCAATCGTACATAACTGACTCATTTGCCTTTAACGCCAGTTTTACTAATTGTGCCGCCCTGCCTGTATTCACTGCCAGGGCGAAGGCCGCAGGGGGGCCAAAAAGCAaactgagagggagaagaagaagaagattcTGGCTGAGAGAAGGAAACCTCTGAATATCGATCACCTCAATGAGGATAAACTGAGGTATTCCGTAATCTGAATTATCAATGGAATGCATTTCAAGCAGAATTTGGAATCATCACCTTGCTTACCAGTTACATTAATAAGGAAGAGTTCAGTGGCTTCCATGTGACAGAAACATTGCCCATGCATTTACAAAAGCTGaagtctgaggaaaaaaaagcaggaacaCATTTTTGGATTCAAACTTACGGCCTCATGATCAGAAGAATCCAATAtcaaacaccaaacacatgACTGTGATCCCGAGATCCATTTCAAGTACGGTGCTGTCAAATGCTGTCAATCACTAAAAACTCTCATTTGATTGTCTGCTCCCTCACAGGGAGAAGGCCACTGAGCTGTGGCAGTGGATGATGCAGCTGGAGGCAGAGAAGTTTGACCTCACTGAGAA
The sequence above is a segment of the Megalops cyprinoides isolate fMegCyp1 chromosome 23, fMegCyp1.pri, whole genome shotgun sequence genome. Coding sequences within it:
- the LOC118770279 gene encoding troponin T, cardiac muscle isoforms-like produces the protein MADTEEIVEDVQEEAAPAEEETTEQTEDESKPKPKMFLPNIAAPKIPEGEKVDFDDIHRKRQEKDLQELQSLIEAHFIQRKKDEEELLALVNRIEKRRAERAEQQRIRAEREKERQARLAEEKERKEQEEQRKKQDEDAKKKKALTNMTHQYGGIQQKGEGRRGAKKQTEREKKKKILAERRKPLNIDHLNEDKLREKATELWQWMMQLEAEKFDLTEKLKRQKYDVNLLLARVQDHQSAKGRGKGKVSGRLR